One Oryza glaberrima chromosome 11, OglaRS2, whole genome shotgun sequence genomic region harbors:
- the LOC127754208 gene encoding probable methyltransferase At1g27930 yields MKMPGRLLAAGAAALLVAASVMVATLLTAPLPFLPSLMPCLPAVTAPSGSGYSPPGLAALADAAVRYATTPTVPQQSRAEISLSLAVLRRRAPLRLLVFGLGHDSPLWHALNPGGATVFLEEDPSWYRVVRGQSPFLRAHLVAYRTRLDHADRLLATYKDHPSCLPGGGGNGGGDVPRVRGNAECPLALHNLPAEVYEKEWDMVMIDAPKGYFASAPGRMAAVWTAAAMARGRRGEGDTDVFLHDVDRRVEKAYAEEFLCERFRVGATGRLWHFRIPPASRRGNGTAAAGGAGAGDGRRPFC; encoded by the coding sequence atgaAGATGCCGGGgcgcctgctcgccgccggagcggcggcgctgctggtggcggcgtcggtgaTGGTGGCGACGCTGCTGACGGCGCCGCTGCCGTTCCTGCCGTCGCTGATGCCGTGCCTGCCCGCGGTGACCGCGCCGTCGGGGTCCGGGTACTCGCCGCCGGGCCTCGcggcgctcgccgacgccgccgtgagGTACGCCACGACGCCGACCGTGCCGCAGCAGTCGCGCGCCGAGATCTCGCTGTCGCTGgccgtgctccgccgccgcgcgccgctgcggCTGCTGGTGTTCGGCCTGGGCCACGACTCGCCGCTGTGGCACGCGCTCAACCCGGGCGGCGCCACCGTGTTCCTCGAGGAGGACCCGTCCTGGTACCGCGTCGTGCGGGGCCAGTCGCCGTTCCTCCGCGCCCACCTCGTCGCCTACCGCACGCGCCTCGACCACgccgaccgcctcctcgccacctACAAGGACCACCCCTCCtgcctccccggcggcggcggcaatggcggcggcgacgtgccgCGCGTGCGGGGGAACGCGGAGTGCCCGCTGGCGCTGCACAACCTGCCGGCGGAGGTGTACGAGAAGGAGTGGGACATGGTGATGATCGACGCGCCCAAGGGGTACTTCGCGTCGGCGCcggggaggatggcggcggtgtggacggcggcggccatggcgcgcgggcggcgcggcgagggcgacACCGACGTGTTCCTCCACGACGTCGACCGCCGCGTGGAGAAGGCCTACGCCGAGGAGTTCCTCTGCGAGAGGTTCCGCGTcggcgccaccggccgcctctgGCATTTCAGGATcccgccggcgtcgcgccgcGGGAACGgcacggcggccgccggcggcgccggcgccggcgatgggcggcgacccTTCTGCTAA